In a genomic window of Aggregatimonas sangjinii:
- a CDS encoding PLP-dependent aminotransferase family protein, which produces MVKTKNKNYLYVDIAQNIEQQILDGVLKMGDKLPSVRVLKQEYGVSISTILEAYYRLEGKNLVESRPRSGYYVIFCANSVPDCPTKTNPGNRAVLGNVTGMIIDFYEMIGDENMINFSLGVPAPELMPIAKMTKTIHETVVKLPAGGTYYDNIQGSLNLRRQIAQRTILWGGAITEQDLIITAGCTSALSLSLMAVTKSGDTIAVESPVYYGILQLANTLGLRVLELPTDPATGMDLDALQRILREQRIAAIMVVSNFSNPLGSLMPNKHKQKLVRIIQEYEIPLIEDDICGEIYYGRQRPSTCKYYDDSGLVMWVGSFSKTIGGGYRVGWVAPGKFISNVMKLKLYLSSSTSTIPQEAIANFLAKGRYDHHLRRLRETLHTNSIKYIGAISNYFPEDTKVSKPKGSFLLWVELNPKIDISVLFERAQAQHISFTPGSIFTLQKQYSHCMRLCYGIVWSEKIDQGLKKLGELAHEMLFDM; this is translated from the coding sequence ATGGTGAAGACAAAGAATAAGAATTACCTCTATGTTGATATTGCCCAAAATATAGAGCAGCAAATTTTGGATGGTGTACTCAAGATGGGAGATAAACTGCCCTCTGTACGTGTATTGAAACAAGAATACGGGGTTAGTATCAGTACGATTTTGGAAGCCTATTACCGATTAGAGGGGAAAAATCTGGTAGAGTCTCGGCCGAGATCCGGCTACTACGTTATCTTTTGCGCGAATTCAGTTCCGGATTGCCCCACGAAGACAAATCCGGGAAATAGGGCCGTTTTGGGTAATGTAACGGGAATGATTATTGATTTTTATGAGATGATCGGTGATGAGAATATGATCAATTTTTCATTAGGGGTGCCTGCCCCCGAGCTCATGCCGATTGCGAAAATGACGAAAACGATTCACGAAACAGTGGTTAAATTACCAGCTGGCGGTACTTATTATGATAATATTCAAGGAAGTTTGAACCTAAGACGGCAAATCGCCCAAAGAACCATTTTGTGGGGTGGAGCCATTACCGAGCAAGATTTGATTATTACCGCAGGATGCACTAGTGCCCTTTCGCTGTCTCTTATGGCGGTAACGAAATCGGGAGATACCATCGCTGTAGAAAGTCCGGTGTACTATGGTATTTTACAATTGGCGAATACCTTGGGGCTTCGGGTACTTGAACTACCCACAGATCCTGCAACGGGTATGGATTTGGACGCTTTACAAAGAATTTTAAGGGAGCAGCGGATTGCTGCGATTATGGTCGTCAGTAATTTCAGCAACCCTTTGGGCAGTTTAATGCCCAATAAACATAAGCAAAAGCTTGTACGCATCATTCAGGAATACGAAATTCCATTGATCGAGGATGATATCTGTGGAGAAATATACTACGGTAGGCAAAGACCAAGTACCTGTAAGTATTATGACGATAGTGGCTTGGTGATGTGGGTGGGCTCTTTTTCAAAGACAATTGGTGGTGGTTATCGTGTGGGATGGGTTGCTCCGGGAAAATTCATCTCGAACGTAATGAAATTGAAATTATATCTTTCGTCCTCTACAAGTACGATTCCCCAGGAAGCTATCGCCAATTTTTTGGCCAAGGGAAGGTATGACCATCATTTACGGCGGCTTAGAGAAACCCTTCATACGAATAGTATAAAATATATAGGCGCGATAAGTAACTATTTTCCAGAAGACACTAAAGTAAGCAAGCCCAAAGGAAGTTTTCTGTTGTGGGTCGAACTCAATCCGAAAATAGATATTAGCGTCCTATTTGAACGGGCACAGGCACAGCATATTAGTTTTACGCCCGGGAGTATTTTTACCTTACAAAAGCAATATTCTCACTGTATGCGATTGTGCTATGGTATCGTATGGAGTGAAAAAATAGACCAGGGACTCAAAAAATTAGGCGAATTGGCACATGAGATGCTTTTCGATATGTAA
- a CDS encoding putative signal transducing protein codes for MDYDYKSIFVGGSIEAQGMASRLETAGIKALVKSHGDSARLAGFASALPGETEVFVRTADLDRTNAILKDIS; via the coding sequence ATGGATTATGATTACAAAAGTATTTTTGTTGGCGGTTCTATAGAAGCCCAAGGAATGGCCAGTAGGTTGGAAACTGCCGGTATAAAAGCATTGGTTAAAAGCCATGGGGATTCGGCAAGGCTCGCCGGTTTTGCCTCTGCCCTACCCGGTGAAACGGAAGTATTCGTGCGAACTGCCGATTTGGATCGTACCAACGCTATTTTAAAGGACATTAGTTAA
- a CDS encoding GntP family permease: MTYILALLLALAAIILGIVRFKIHPFFVLLLAAIGYGFLTGMSVPEILVAINDGFGGLMGKIGLIIFFGVVIGTVLEKSGGAMVIASWILRMVGERFVHLAMMLTGYLLSVPVFVDSAFIMMNSLNKTLSKKAKVAFSGTSVALGLGLMATHVMVPPTPGPIAAAALLEVDLGNLILWGLFVSLIALIPCYFFAIKIASRVKIPIVLEAVSETNHTPKLLTSLLSIVIPIVLIIAKSIFDYPDLNLQQHLLYPFVSFVGTPVIALLIGVALTLLLPQKLDQRIFSATGWFGEALKVAAPILMITGAGGIFGKMLQNSGIAEAITENFADLNMGLLFPFLLAASLKIAQGSSTVALITTASIVAPMMMVLGLDEPFIRTLTVLAIGAGAVVVSHANDSFFWVFTQLTGMNVKQGNQTLTLGTLTLGVSAFLIVFLLSFL; this comes from the coding sequence ATGACTTACATCTTGGCCTTGCTGTTGGCTTTGGCCGCCATTATTCTGGGAATAGTTCGCTTTAAAATTCATCCCTTTTTCGTTTTACTGCTTGCCGCTATTGGTTACGGGTTTTTGACCGGAATGTCCGTTCCTGAAATCCTCGTTGCCATTAATGACGGCTTTGGCGGACTCATGGGTAAAATCGGACTCATCATTTTCTTTGGAGTCGTGATCGGTACCGTATTGGAAAAATCCGGTGGAGCAATGGTCATCGCATCATGGATTCTAAGAATGGTCGGGGAACGTTTTGTTCACCTTGCCATGATGCTTACCGGCTATCTGCTTTCCGTTCCGGTTTTCGTCGATAGTGCATTTATCATGATGAACTCCCTGAATAAAACACTCAGCAAAAAAGCAAAAGTAGCCTTCTCCGGTACCTCTGTGGCATTGGGGCTTGGTCTTATGGCGACGCATGTGATGGTACCGCCTACCCCTGGACCGATAGCGGCTGCGGCTCTTTTGGAAGTCGATCTCGGAAATCTGATTCTCTGGGGCTTATTTGTTAGTTTGATCGCCTTGATACCGTGTTACTTCTTTGCCATAAAAATCGCATCCAGAGTAAAAATTCCCATTGTATTGGAGGCAGTTTCAGAAACAAACCACACCCCAAAATTACTCACCTCGCTCCTGTCGATAGTAATTCCCATTGTTTTGATCATCGCCAAATCGATTTTTGATTATCCAGACTTGAACCTTCAACAACACCTCCTTTATCCTTTTGTATCCTTCGTCGGAACGCCGGTAATTGCCTTATTGATCGGTGTGGCGTTGACCTTGTTACTTCCGCAAAAGTTAGACCAACGCATATTTTCGGCAACGGGATGGTTCGGGGAGGCCCTTAAAGTAGCAGCCCCCATACTTATGATTACGGGCGCTGGGGGAATTTTCGGTAAAATGCTTCAAAATTCAGGGATAGCGGAGGCGATTACCGAAAACTTTGCCGATCTTAATATGGGCTTACTTTTTCCTTTTCTTCTAGCGGCCAGTCTTAAAATCGCTCAAGGCTCTTCAACGGTGGCCTTGATTACCACAGCTTCCATCGTAGCACCAATGATGATGGTTTTGGGATTGGATGAACCGTTTATAAGAACTTTGACCGTCTTAGCCATCGGTGCAGGGGCAGTTGTAGTTTCCCATGCCAACGATAGTTTCTTCTGGGTTTTTACGCAACTTACAGGAATGAATGTAAAGCAGGGGAACCAAACACTTACCTTGGGTACATTGACCCTTGGGGTATCCGCTTTTCTTATCGTATTCTTGTTATCCTTTCTCTAA
- the rimO gene encoding 30S ribosomal protein S12 methylthiotransferase RimO, whose amino-acid sequence MRTKSVKKNKINVVTLGCSKNVYDSEVLMGQLRANDKDVVHEEEGNIVVINTCGFINNAKEQSVNTILEFVEKKESGIVDKVFVTGCLSERYKPDLQKEIPNVDEYFGTSELPNLLKALGADYKHELLGERLTTTPKNYAYLKIAEGCDRPCSFCAIPLMRGKHRSKPIEELVAEAEKLAAKGVKELILIAQDLTYYGLDLYKKRNLAELLEHLVAVEGIEWIRLHYAFPTGFPLDVLDIMNKEPKICNYLDIPLQHISDAILKSMRRGTTQAKTTKLLQDFRAAVPNMTIRTTLIVGYPGETEEDFQTLKKWVEAMRFERLGCFTYSHEEDTHAYNLQDDVPEEVKQNRANEIMELQSQISWELNQAKIGSTFKCIIDRKEGNYFVGRTEFDSPDVDNEVLIDATRFYMKQGDFADIKIIEAADFDLYGEPA is encoded by the coding sequence ATGCGCACGAAATCCGTCAAGAAGAATAAAATCAACGTAGTTACCCTCGGGTGTTCCAAAAACGTTTACGACTCTGAAGTACTTATGGGTCAGCTGCGTGCAAACGATAAAGACGTCGTTCATGAAGAGGAGGGGAATATCGTGGTGATCAATACCTGCGGTTTCATCAACAATGCCAAGGAGCAAAGTGTTAATACGATCTTGGAGTTCGTTGAAAAAAAAGAATCGGGGATAGTAGATAAGGTTTTCGTTACCGGCTGCCTGAGTGAACGCTACAAGCCAGATCTGCAAAAAGAAATTCCTAATGTAGACGAATACTTCGGTACCAGCGAACTGCCCAACTTACTTAAGGCATTAGGTGCCGACTATAAACATGAGCTGCTTGGGGAACGCCTTACGACTACCCCAAAAAATTATGCCTATCTAAAAATTGCCGAAGGCTGTGACAGGCCATGTTCTTTCTGCGCGATTCCCCTAATGCGAGGTAAGCACAGAAGCAAACCGATCGAAGAACTTGTTGCCGAAGCGGAAAAATTGGCCGCAAAAGGTGTCAAAGAATTGATTTTGATAGCCCAAGACTTAACGTATTATGGCCTGGACCTCTACAAAAAAAGAAATCTGGCGGAGTTGCTGGAACATCTCGTTGCGGTAGAGGGGATTGAATGGATACGTCTTCATTATGCTTTCCCTACGGGTTTCCCGTTGGATGTGCTTGACATTATGAACAAAGAGCCGAAAATCTGTAACTATTTGGATATCCCCCTGCAGCACATTTCCGATGCGATCTTGAAAAGCATGCGCCGGGGCACTACACAGGCCAAAACCACGAAACTTTTACAGGATTTCAGGGCCGCTGTTCCGAATATGACGATTCGAACCACGCTGATCGTCGGCTACCCAGGGGAAACGGAGGAAGATTTTCAAACCCTCAAAAAGTGGGTAGAAGCTATGCGTTTTGAGCGCCTTGGCTGTTTTACGTATAGCCACGAAGAAGATACACATGCCTATAACTTGCAAGATGATGTTCCCGAAGAAGTAAAACAAAATCGCGCCAATGAAATCATGGAGCTACAATCCCAAATTTCTTGGGAATTAAACCAGGCGAAAATCGGCAGCACTTTTAAATGCATTATCGACAGAAAAGAAGGGAATTACTTCGTGGGGCGCACCGAATTCGATTCTCCGGATGTGGACAATGAGGTACTTATCGATGCTACACGCTTCTATATGAAGCAAGGGGACTTCGCGGATATCAAGATTATCGAGGCGGCCGATTTCGACCTCTATGGCGAGCCGGCTTAA
- a CDS encoding pyridoxamine 5'-phosphate oxidase family protein yields MTDTFLQELKTELRQGAVKRGHPFRYCTMGTAGSDKSPRMRTVVLRRVTENLGFIFYTDKRTKKIDHIKEKSEVSLLFYHPKKLLQLKVTGSAKIITDEKTLQKYWSGVQPSSRKDYTTVLAPGTEITNPDAVAYLEETAHFCILEIAPSSIEYLKLKRPNHLRIRYTFEGDGWSGTFLVP; encoded by the coding sequence ATGACGGACACCTTTCTGCAGGAGTTGAAGACGGAATTACGCCAAGGTGCGGTCAAGCGGGGACATCCGTTCCGCTATTGCACTATGGGCACTGCTGGTAGTGATAAAAGCCCTAGAATGCGTACCGTAGTTCTAAGAAGGGTTACCGAAAATCTTGGTTTTATATTCTACACGGACAAGAGGACAAAAAAAATAGACCATATCAAGGAAAAATCAGAGGTGAGCCTTTTGTTCTACCATCCAAAAAAATTACTACAACTCAAAGTCACTGGTAGCGCCAAGATTATAACAGATGAAAAGACGTTGCAAAAATATTGGAGTGGCGTGCAGCCAAGCAGCCGTAAAGACTATACCACGGTTCTTGCACCTGGAACCGAAATCACTAATCCGGATGCCGTAGCGTATCTTGAAGAAACCGCGCATTTCTGCATCCTTGAAATCGCGCCTTCCTCCATAGAATATTTAAAGTTAAAAAGACCGAATCACCTAAGGATCCGATACACTTTTGAAGGGGACGGCTGGTCAGGAACTTTTCTCGTTCCCTGA
- a CDS encoding DUF4249 family protein, producing the protein MKTYFSLIAIAVLLLTACQKVVDADTLLDTEEEIFITGYIAPQDTVLRVNVTRALPSIGTPLSVNDQEENEAQFLIRDALVSISDASGNTTDLTYDEESKTYLADAVSLPILTDQEYFLKVIVAGNEYNASCKIPQPITEINELITFNEDTFGNRLANINLSFEDLVGQRNFYVLGGRVSTVVQYEGEEPESFEFSLPFDSDTFLSDNLVDGGVLNGESETFISNDAAVSETEIMLQVANVEESLFQNLRATSTNADAEGNPFVEYAIAPNNFSEQGAIGVFAGYQLTEKVIQIEL; encoded by the coding sequence ATGAAAACGTATTTTTCACTAATCGCCATTGCCGTTCTCTTGCTTACGGCCTGCCAGAAGGTAGTAGATGCAGATACCCTATTGGATACGGAGGAGGAGATTTTCATAACCGGCTACATAGCGCCCCAAGACACCGTACTTCGGGTAAACGTAACTCGTGCATTACCATCAATCGGCACACCTTTAAGTGTCAATGACCAAGAAGAAAATGAAGCTCAATTCTTGATCAGGGATGCCCTGGTTTCGATTTCGGACGCATCTGGGAATACGACCGACCTAACCTATGACGAGGAGAGCAAAACCTATTTGGCGGATGCCGTTTCGCTGCCGATTTTGACCGATCAAGAATATTTTCTGAAAGTCATTGTCGCTGGAAATGAGTACAATGCCTCGTGTAAAATACCGCAACCAATAACGGAAATAAATGAACTCATAACTTTCAATGAAGATACATTCGGCAATAGGTTGGCCAATATCAACCTGTCTTTCGAAGATTTGGTCGGGCAGCGAAATTTTTATGTTCTGGGGGGAAGGGTCAGTACGGTGGTACAATACGAAGGAGAGGAACCTGAATCGTTTGAATTCAGTCTACCTTTTGATTCCGACACGTTCTTATCGGATAATTTGGTCGACGGAGGAGTTCTGAACGGTGAATCGGAAACGTTCATATCAAATGATGCAGCTGTCTCAGAGACCGAAATTATGCTACAAGTTGCAAATGTCGAAGAGAGCCTATTTCAGAATTTAAGGGCAACGAGCACCAATGCCGATGCGGAAGGTAATCCGTTTGTAGAGTACGCCATAGCCCCGAACAATTTCTCGGAGCAAGGAGCAATAGGTGTTTTCGCGGGATATCAACTTACCGAAAAGGTAATTCAAATTGAGCTCTAA
- a CDS encoding TonB-dependent receptor produces MTNKMYFTVFFSLLMSQGFSKKTPDHRLTSKVLYQSDQTHTISGYISETGSGENLLGVSVYVPKIKLGTTTNDYGFFSLTLPEGTHEIYISYIGYATQVKTIELNQDTVWELKLSPSAESLEEVVVTADEKIKDSKVTQMSTVKINPSIIQDIPALLGEKDVLKTLQLLPGIQAGSEGSSGFFVRGGTPDQNLIILDDAVVYNSNHLFGFFSVFNGDAIKSVEAFKGGFPARFGGRLSSVIKIDMKDGNKEKLSGKVNIGLISSSVLLEGPINKGKTSFIVSGRRTYADVLARPFIKAQTDGEGVGGYYFADLNFKVHHIFSPKDKLYWSNYYGRDKFYTDSKSQFDEDRVRLGWGNITSTLRWNHQFTNKLFSNTSLIFSNYQFKVTGDFKEIFEDGTEEVSSFNTSSGINDFTLKTDYDYFPNNQHSIRFGALATIHNFTPQRVLIKDDFTGNVDSKEELDSFEGALYIEDDWKLSDKLRISPGFRLSYFNYKDQQYIKPEPRLAIAYNLKPDMALKASYTRMNQFIHLLSSSGIGLPTDLWVSSTDRVKPQTSEQFALGIAKDFFNKDYSVTVEGYYKTMNDVIAYKEGASFLAFEDLENGKTTSWEDNITSGQGWAYGGELLLRKQTGKLTGWLGYTLSWSERQFDELNLGKKFFDRYDRRHDISMVGIYKPHDRITLSATWVLSTGNNYTLPNLQRLNTTDGFPIATPNSNSGSFSTEDFATQRNNFRGETSHRLDLGIQFHKKLRKNRERTWGFSLYNSYARQNPFIYTVDDSFYDREDPNATVEKELTRTSVLMLIPSFNYTFKF; encoded by the coding sequence TTGACAAACAAAATGTATTTTACCGTGTTTTTTTCGCTCCTTATGTCCCAAGGGTTTTCGAAAAAAACGCCGGATCACCGATTGACTTCGAAAGTACTTTATCAATCCGATCAAACACACACCATAAGCGGTTATATATCGGAAACCGGAAGCGGGGAAAACCTTCTGGGTGTTTCGGTATATGTACCGAAAATCAAATTAGGTACGACTACCAATGATTATGGCTTTTTTTCCTTAACCCTTCCCGAAGGCACGCACGAAATCTATATTTCCTATATCGGTTACGCTACCCAGGTCAAAACAATTGAACTTAACCAAGATACTGTCTGGGAGTTGAAACTTTCGCCTTCCGCAGAATCGTTGGAAGAAGTAGTCGTTACTGCCGACGAAAAAATAAAGGATAGCAAAGTAACACAGATGAGCACCGTGAAAATAAATCCTTCTATAATTCAAGATATACCGGCATTACTCGGGGAAAAAGATGTCTTGAAAACCTTGCAGCTACTTCCTGGCATTCAAGCCGGGTCTGAAGGAAGCTCGGGTTTTTTCGTTCGTGGGGGTACTCCTGATCAAAACCTCATCATTTTAGATGACGCAGTGGTGTATAACTCCAATCATCTTTTTGGCTTCTTTTCTGTTTTTAACGGTGATGCTATCAAATCGGTCGAAGCATTTAAAGGAGGTTTTCCCGCTCGTTTCGGGGGTAGGTTATCCTCGGTGATCAAAATCGACATGAAAGACGGGAACAAGGAAAAACTATCCGGGAAAGTGAATATTGGACTAATTTCTTCGTCCGTTTTATTAGAAGGCCCTATAAATAAGGGGAAAACATCCTTTATCGTAAGCGGTCGCCGCACCTATGCCGATGTTCTCGCGCGACCATTTATTAAAGCGCAAACAGACGGAGAAGGGGTGGGCGGTTACTATTTTGCCGATCTTAATTTTAAGGTGCATCATATCTTCAGCCCGAAAGACAAACTGTATTGGAGCAATTACTACGGCAGGGACAAATTTTATACGGATTCCAAAAGTCAATTTGACGAAGATAGGGTCAGGCTTGGTTGGGGGAACATCACTTCTACCCTCAGATGGAACCATCAGTTCACCAATAAGCTTTTTTCGAACACCTCACTTATCTTTAGCAACTATCAATTTAAGGTTACCGGCGATTTCAAGGAAATTTTCGAAGATGGTACAGAAGAAGTTTCTTCATTCAATACCAGTTCGGGCATCAATGATTTTACGCTGAAGACCGATTACGACTATTTTCCTAACAACCAACACAGTATTCGTTTTGGAGCACTCGCTACCATCCATAACTTCACCCCGCAACGCGTCTTGATTAAGGATGATTTTACTGGAAACGTAGATTCGAAAGAAGAGCTTGATTCATTTGAGGGCGCTTTGTACATCGAAGATGACTGGAAACTTTCGGACAAACTACGCATCTCACCAGGGTTCCGACTCAGTTATTTCAACTACAAAGACCAACAGTATATTAAACCGGAACCGCGACTGGCTATCGCCTACAACCTTAAACCTGATATGGCCCTAAAAGCATCGTATACAAGAATGAACCAGTTCATTCATTTGCTATCAAGTTCGGGAATCGGGCTTCCGACGGACCTTTGGGTCTCCTCGACCGACAGGGTAAAACCACAGACATCGGAACAGTTTGCCCTGGGCATCGCCAAGGACTTTTTTAACAAGGATTACTCGGTAACCGTAGAAGGCTATTACAAAACGATGAACGATGTAATCGCCTATAAAGAAGGAGCATCGTTTTTGGCGTTCGAGGATTTGGAAAATGGAAAAACAACGAGTTGGGAAGATAATATCACGTCCGGTCAAGGCTGGGCCTACGGGGGCGAACTATTGCTCAGGAAACAGACAGGAAAACTTACGGGATGGTTAGGATACACACTATCTTGGTCCGAACGACAGTTCGATGAGCTGAATCTCGGTAAAAAATTCTTCGATAGGTATGATCGCAGGCACGATATTTCAATGGTAGGTATCTATAAACCCCACGATCGTATAACGCTTTCAGCGACATGGGTGCTTTCCACAGGGAATAATTACACCCTACCGAATTTACAACGCTTGAATACTACTGACGGCTTCCCAATAGCGACTCCGAATAGTAATTCAGGTAGTTTTTCAACCGAGGACTTTGCCACACAAAGAAATAATTTTAGAGGTGAGACCAGTCATAGACTGGATCTGGGCATCCAATTTCATAAGAAGCTTCGGAAAAATAGAGAACGAACTTGGGGATTCTCCTTATATAATTCCTATGCTAGACAGAATCCTTTTATTTATACCGTAGACGATTCGTTTTACGATAGGGAAGACCCAAATGCAACCGTTGAAAAAGAACTTACAAGAACCTCTGTGCTCATGTTGATTCCGTCATTTAACTACACTTTTAAATTTTAA